The Morganella morganii sequence CCGTATTTCTGTGTGTCCAGAACGCTGAACTGCGCATCGTTGCTCGACAGCACACCGGTATCACCGACCTGGCCACCGGATTCCGCATAAAACGCGGTTTTATCCAGGATCACCAGACCTTCATCACCGGCATTCAGCTCAGTAACCGGCTGACCTTCTTTGTACAGTGCAACAATGGTTGCCGCCTGTTCATTGTGGTCATAACCGGAGAAGTCACTGCGCTTGTCCACTTTGATGAGACTGTTGTAGTCCGCACCAAAACCGCTGTTTTCACGGGCACGGCGGCGCTGTTCTTCCATTGCCGCTTCAAAACCGGCTTCATCCACTTTCAGGTTGCGCTCACGGCAGACGTCAGCGGTCAGATCCAGCGGGAAACCATAGGTGTCGTAAAGACGGAATGCCGCTTCACCGCTCAGGGTATCCCCGGTCAGTGAGGCTAATTCGTCATCCAGCAGTTGCAGGCCGCGTTCCAGCGTACGGGCAAACTGCTCTTCTTCTGACTTCAGTACTTTCTCCACCATCACACGCTGGCGGGCCAGTTCTTCACCGGCAGAGCCCATCACGTCGATCAGCGGCGCAACCAGTTTGTAGAAGAAGGTGTCTTTCGCGCCCAGCATGTAGCCATGACGGACAGCGCGGCGGATGATACGGCGCAGCACATAACCGCGGCCTTCGTTGGACGGAATAACGCCGTCGCAAATCAGGAAGGCACAGGAGCGGATATGGTCGGCGATCACGCGCAGTGATTTGCTGGTCAGATCGTCAGCACCGGTCACTTTCGCCACATCGGCAATCAGTTTGCGGAACAGGTCGATATCATAGTTAGAGTTTACATGCTGCAGAACAGCGGTAATACGCTCCAGACCCATACCGGTATCAACGGATGGTTTCGGCAGCGGCTCTAATGTGCCGTCAGACTGACGGTTGAATTGCATAAAGACGATGTTCCAGATCTCGATGTAACGGTCGCCGTCTTCTTCCGGTGATCCCGGAGGGCCGCCCCAGATGTGGTCGCCGTGATCAAAGAAAATCTCAGTACACGGACCGCAAGGGCCGGTATCGCCCATCTGCCAGAAGTTGTCAGAGGCGTATTGGGCACCTTTGTTATCACCGATGCGGATAATGCGCTCAGCCGGAACACCGACTTCATCTTTCCAAATGTTGTACGCTTCGTCATCCGTTGCATAAACAGTAACCCACAGCTTTTCTTTCGGCAGGTTAAACCATTCTTTGCCGGTCAGCAGTTCCCAGGCGAAATTGATGGCATCGTGCTTGAAGTAATCGCCGAAGCTGAAGTTACCCAGCATTTCGAAGAAAGTGTGGTGACGTGCAGTGTAGCCGACGTTTTCCAGGTCGTTGTGCTTACCGCCGGCACGGACACAGCGCTGTGCTGTGGTGGCACGGGTGTAAGGACGCTTATCCAGACCGAGGAAAACATCTTTGAATTGGTTCATCCCTGCGTTAGTAAAAAGCAGCGTTGGGTCGTTGTTCGGAACCAGCGAACTGCTCTGGACAATCTGATGTCCTTTTGTATGGAAAAAGTCGAGAAACGCTTGACGGATCTCAGCGGTGCTTTTGCTCATATTTATCCCGAAATCAAGCTGAAATAATAAGATTTATGAATTGCGAAACAGACTGTGAAGCCGCTCCGATTCAACCTTCGGATCAATCAAGGCGGAGAGAAATTTAAGGGTTTCCCTTGAACATTAATTCCCAGATAAATCCATTCGCTGTACCCATTGTAAAGCGAATAAACTTTTTCTGAAAGTCTGTTCGTACAAACGGCGTTCATCCGGCCGGGAGAGGGGTTTTTGTATAAAGAACACGGTATGAAGGACAGAGACAGGTGGTTGTCCGCAGATAAAAAGAAAGCCGTACCCGTCACGGATACAGCTTTCAGAATAACTCAATGATTTTATTACTTTAAATCTTAAAATCAGTGTGGTTTTACGAATTAAAACTCTTCGTTGCCCGCATCTTCAGTTTCACTTTCTTCGTTGAAACTTTCTGCTGCGGTACTGAATTCACCACTGTGATTCAGTAATAACTCACGTAATTTTTTATCCAGTTCATCCGCCATTTCCGGATGTTCTTTCAGGTAAATTGTGGCGTTTGCCTTACCCTGACCGATTTTTTCACCGTTGTAGCTGTACCATGCACCGGCTTTCTCAACCAGTTTATGTTTCACACCCAGGTCGATCAGTTCGCCCATGGTGTTGATACCTTCGCCGTACATGATCTGGAATTCAGCCTGTTTGAACGGTGCAGCCACTTTGTTTTTCACCACTTTCACGCGGGTTTCGCTGCCGACCACTTCATCACCGTTTTTCACCGCGCCGATACGGCGGATATCCAGACGGACAGAGGCATAGAACTTCAGTGCGTTACCACCGGTGGTGGTTTCCGGGTTACCGAACATCACACCAATCTTCATACGGATCTGGTTGATGAAAATCAGCAGTGTGTTGGAGTTTTTCAGGTTACCGGCCAGCTTACGCATCGCCTGGCTCATCATACGGGCAGCCAGACCCATGTGTGAATCACCAATTTCACCTTCGATTTCAGCTTTTGGTGTCAGTGCTGCCACGGAGTCAACAATGATGACATCAACAGCACCGGAGCGGGTTAAAGCATCACAGATTTCCAGTGCCTGCTCGCCGGTGTCCGGCTGGGAGCACAGCAGGTTATCAATATCCACGCCCAGTTTCTTGGCATAGACCGGATCCAGTGCGTGTTCCGCATCGATAAACGCACACACACGGCCCTGACGCTGTGCAGCGGCAATAACCTGTAATGTCAGCGTGGTTTTACCGGAAGATTCAGGCCCGTAGATTTCAACAATACGTCCCAGCGGCAGACCACCTGCACCCAGTGCAACGTCCAGTGCCAGAGAGCCGGTTGAGATAGTTTCCACATCCATGGAACGGTCTTCACCCAGACGCATGATCGAACCTTTACCGAACTGCTTCTCGATCTGACCTAAGGCTGCTGCCAGTGCTTTCTGTTTGTTCTCATCAATAGCCATGTAAACTCCCTTCTCAACCCCTGAGACACCGCCAGGGTTATTAAAATGGTTTCAACTGAATCTGTTGAACTGATTATACTGTATAGTCATACAGTATCAAGTGATTTTTTCGTCAGAATTGCAATTAATCCGTCGAGCCCTTTCAGCACCGCCTGACAGCGCACCGCATTGCGATCGCCCGGAAAACACCATCTGCGGGCAGCGGTTTTTATTCCTGTTTCTTCCCGCCATGCCCAGCCGAACCAGACTGTGCCGACCGGCTTTTCATCACTGCCGCCGTCCGGCCCGGCAATGCCGCTGACAGAGACGGCTAAGTCCGCACCCGCGGTGTCCAGCGCCCCGGCGGCCATTTCGCGGACCACCGCCTCACTGACCGCACCAAAAGCGGACAGTGACTGTTCTGATACGCCGATCATACTGTGTTTGGCATCATTACTGTAGGTGACAAACCCGCGCTGAAAATACGCCGAACTCCCGGCGATATCTGTGATCACCTTGGCAATCCACCCGCCGGTGCAGGATTCTGCCGTTGTGACACTCAGACCGGCCTCAAGGAGATAAGATCCCAGTTCCGTACTGCGCCGGGTCAGAGCCTGTTCATCATGCATCGGTCACTCCTGTTGTGAAATCTGTTTTTTGCGGCGGATATCCCAGAGCCATAATCCGCCGATGGCGAGGGCAAACAGGCTGCCGAACGCCGCACCGATCACCACTACCGGCACACCCGCTTTAACGGCCAGGGAGTAGAGCCCCAGCATCAGCAGCATCGCGCCGTTTTCCCCCATATTCTGTACCGCAATAGCGTTCCCAGCCCCGACAGTCTCTTTACCGCGCTTTTGCAGCAGGGCATTGAGCGGCACCACAAACAGGCCGCCGAACACACCGAGCATAATCAGCGTGATATTGGTCGGTACCACCGAGGTCTGGAAGGTGAAAATAATGACCATCACCCCGATCAGGATCCCGGCCGGCATACAGCGGCACACGGTTTCCAGGGTGATAAAGCGGGCAGCCAGCCCCGCCCCCGCCACAATCCCAATAGCAACCATGGCGTTAAGCAGTGTCGGCATGGTCTGGCCGGTAATACCCAGCGCCGCCGGAACCCACAATACCAGCATCAGCCGCAGTGTCACGCCCGCGCCCCAGAACAGACTGGTACCGGTCAGGGAAAAACGGCTTTCCTGGTTTTTCCACAGTGATACTACAGCGCGGAAGAAAGTGACCACCATCGTGCGCGGATTACGGCTCAGGCCGGTTTTCGCAGGCGGCAGACGCGGAATATAGATATTGGTCACGGCCGCCAGTGCGTACATCACCGTACATAAAATCAGAGCCATTGTAATATGGTAATCAGACAGGAAGCCGCCGGTTACCGACCCCAGCAGAATAGCCACAATAGTTGAGGCTTCAATCAGCCCGTTGGCTTTCACCAGCTGTTCTCCGGTAGTCAGCTCACCGAGGATCCCGTATTTTGCCGGAGAATAGGCCGCCGCCCCGACCCCGATCAGCCCGTATCCCAGGAACGGATCCGCACCGAAGCAGATCACCACCGCGCCGAAAAGCTTGCAGCCGTTCGACAGCAGCATCACCCGCCCTTTCGGGAAGCTGTCGGCAATCTGTCCGACAAACGGCGCCAGCACAATAAAGGTCAGCACAAAGACCATCTGCAGCATCGGCTGGCTCCATTCGGGATAGTGCCGGGCGCTGAGCTGTGCAAGGATGGCGAACAGAATCGCGTTATCCGCAAATGCCGTAATAAACTGGGAAACCAGTACCGCTTTCATGCCTTTGTTCAGTAACGGGGCGGATGCTGTCATACCTGCGGCTCCTGTAATGCCTGTTGTTTCAGTGTGACAAAATCCGGTTTACCGCTGCCGAGTACCGGCAGTTGTCTGATATAACGGATATCACGCGGAACCGCCAGTTCCGGCAGCCCTTTCGCTTTCGCTTCTGTCAGCAGTTGTGTGCGATCCAGTTCACTGTCAGTGGTAAACATCACCAGTGCTTCGCCGCGTTTTGCATCCGGCTTCGTCACCACGGCATGCAGTTTATCCGGCGAAACACTCAGTGCCAGCTGCTCAACACTCTCCAGCGAGATCATCTCACCGGCCAGTTTGGCAAAGCGTTTGACCCGTCCGCGGATAGTGATAAACCCGGCTGCATCCTGTGTGACGATATCGCCGGTGTCATACCAGCCGATCTGAACCTCGCCCTGTATATTCTCCGCTGACGGCGGTTCAATCTGCCCCGGTTTTTCCACCCGCAGATACCCTTTCATCACATTCGGGCCGCGCACCTGCAGCAACCCGCCATTTTCAATACCGGCAACCGGCAGCAGCCGCGCTTCCATTCCCGGCACCAGCCGTCCGACTGTACCGGTACGGGCGGCCATCGGCACGTTAATGGAGATCACCGGCGCACACTCTGTCACCCCGTAACCTTCCAGGATGCGCAGGCCGAATTTATCCTGCCAGACCTGTTTGGTGCCTTCCGCCAGCTTCTCCGCCCCGGCCACAGCATAGCGGACACGGGCAAAATCATACGGATGAGCAAAACGGGCATAATTGGCAAGGAAGGTGGATGTCCCGAAAATAACGGTACAGTTCTGATCGTACGTCAGCTCCGGCACCATGCGGTAATGCAGCGGGCTCGGATAGAGGAAAATCCGGCTGCCGCACAGCAGCGGCGTGATAAGCCCGGCAGTCAGACCAAAGGCGTGAAACAGCGGCAGTGCGGACATAAAACGGTCTTTCGGCGTGAAATCCGCCACCGTTTTAATCTGCTCAACGTTCGCCAGCAGAGAGTCGTGGCTGTGTACCACGCCTTTCGGTGTCCCTTCCGAGCCGGAGGTAAAGAGAATAATCGCATCATCTTCCGGCTTCTGCGGCAGCAGTGCCGCCTGCGGCGTGACCAGGTGACGCATCACCCACAGTTTGTCTTTCAGGGTAACAGATGCTTTTGCCTCTTCCAGATAGACCCAGTTGGCTTCTGTCAGCTGTTCCGGCAAATGTGTCATTTTGCCTTTTTCCAGAAACTGGCGCGAGGTGATGATGGTAGTGATCCCCGCCGCCTTCATGGCATTCCGCAGCCCGGCGACACCCGCTGTGTAGTTAAGCAGTGCCGGAATACGGCGGCGCATGGAAGCGCCGAGGATCGCCGCCCCCATCACGGTGGCATTCGGCAGCAGGAAGCCGGTGCGCTCCCCCTCTTTGGTGTAGTGGCTGATAATGCAGCTCAGTCCGAGGGATTTTTTCAGCAGCCCCTGATAACTGTCCTCGCTGAAATTGATGTCATCAATGATCCGCTGGAAACGGCCGTAACGTTTTACCGCGCCGAGAAATGCCTGCGGCAGTGTCAGTGACGGGCGGCACGTCATGCGTGCATCCATCATAATGTCGCGCAGATGTTCCCCCGCCAGACGGCGGCGCTCTGCGGCACGCGGTGCCTCCGGCATCGGAATGGTCTCCGGCGGCAGAACATGAATGGTGATGGCCGGGAAAAAGTGACTTTTGATCACTTTCCGCATCCGGCTGAAATATGTCAGTTCCGCGCCGTCAATCCGCACCGGGATCACTTTCGCGCCGGTTTTGGCGGCAATAAAGGCAGCGCCGTCGTAAATTTTCATCAGGGAATCAGTGATCGTCACCCGCCCTTCCGGGAAGATCACTATCTGACGCCCTTTTTCAACTTCGCGGATCAGATGCCGCAATGCCAGCGGATTACGCGGATCCACCGGAATAATATCGGCAATGGGTTTTAAACAGCGGATGAAAAATGGCGTGGCATAATTGGTGTACATCGCGAACACCGGCCGGGTCGGCAGGAATAACCCCAGCAGAACACCATCGATAAAAGAGGCGTGGTTCGGGGTGATAACACTTCGCGGTTGATTAAGATTACTCAGGTCACCTGTAACACGAATGCGGAATAATCCGCGGAGTAGTGCACGTAACACATTCATCAACATACTGAATTCCCTGTGTATTTATTATTCCGCCAATCAGTTCGGCGGGCAGACGCTTTAATAATAACACAGCGGATTGATTAACCAACTGACAGAGCGGTACGGAATTACCTTTAATTCGATTTGTGTCACTGTTCACAATAATACAGTAGCAGGCACTATACTGCAGTGTGGATACGGGTGCAGATCTGACTGATGAGTTCCGGTACCGGACAGGTGGCATCCACCACGATATCCGCGCATTCCAGATAGAGCGGCTCGCGCTTGCTCAGCACTTCCGCCATCTCCTCCACAATGCACTTGCCGGTCAGGCTCGGGCGCTGATGTGCCTGAGGGGTGTGTGACAGCCTTTCCGCCAGGGTTTCGGCACTGGCGCGCAGATATACCACTTTGCCGGAGGATTGCATAAACGCCCGGTTTTCCGGTGCCATCACAATACCGCCGCCGGTGGAGACCAGACGGTGTGGTTTACTGACCTGACGCAGCACATCACTTTCCAGCTCACGAAAACTGCGCCAGCCCGATTGTTCCACCAGTTGGGAGATAGACATCCGGCACTGTTCTGTCACACAGGCATCAGTGTCAATAAAATCGTACAGTAATGCCTGCGCCAGTGGTTTACCCACCGTGGTTTTGCCAGCCCCGCGGGCGCCGATAAGATAAATAATCGGTTTTTCATCCTGATGATTCATACTATCCGCTTTCTCCGCAGGTGTTCATAATATTTTACATAAGTGTAAATTAAGATGACCTATCATAGCGTACTCAGATAAAAAGCTAAAGCGCGATCCGCAGAACGTGGCTGTCATCTGACAAAAAAACGTCCTGCGGATGCATAACGGCCTGTTTATGAACGGATCGTGTGGTCACCGACCCCGATCCACTTATAGGTGGTCAGTGCCGCCAGCCCCATCGGGCCGCGGGCATGCAGTTTCTGGGTGCTGACCGCGACTTCCGCGCCCAGTCCGAACTGACCGCCGTCAGTGAAACGGGTGCTGGCGTTAACATAAACTGCTGATGAATCAATATTTGAGACGAAATAATCAGCCTGAGACATGGATTGTGTCAGAATCGATTCCGAGTGCTGAGTGCCGTAATGACGGATATGCTCAATCGCCCCGTCAATGTCCTTCACAATCACCACATTCAGATCAAGTGACAGCCATTCATCTGACAGCTGTGCTTCTGTTACTGCTTCCGTCTTCGCCGGGCCGTTTTTCAGCAGCGCCAGCGCGGCAGGATCCGCATGCAGGGTAACATTATCCGCCGCCATGTGATCACTCAGCAGCGGCAGGAATTCTGCAGCCACTTTTTCATGCACCAGCAGCGTTTCCACCGCATTACAGACACTCGGACGCTGCACTTTGGCATTGCGGATGACCGGCAGCGCTTTATGCAGATCCGCCGTCTCATCGATAAAAATATGACACACGCCGATACCGCCGGTGATCACCGGGATCGTGGACTGCTCACGACACAGACGATGCAGACCGGCACCGCCGCGCGGAATAAGAATATCCACATAGCGATCCATCTTCAGCAATTCATTGACCAGCGCACGATCCGGGGTATCAATCGCCTGGATCGCCGCCTGCGGCAGGCCACACTCACTGAGCGCCTGCTGAATAACACTGACCATCGCCACATTGGTATTGTGTGTCTCTTTGCCGCCGCGCAGGATCACCGCATTACCGGTTTTCAGGCACAGCGAGGCAACATCCACCGTCACATTCGGGCGTGCTTCATAAATCACACCGACCACACCGAGCGGCACACGGCGGCGCTCAAGGCGCAAACCACTTTCCAGCACACCGCCGTCGATCACTTCCCCGACAGGATCCGCCAGCTGACAGACCTTACGCACGTCCGCAGCAATACTTTCCAGGCGTGCCTGCGTCAGCAGCAGGCGATCAAGCATCGCCTCTGAGGTACCCTGCTCACGGGCTTTGGCAATATCAAGTTCATTGGCAGCAAGGATCGGCGCACTGTTCTGTTCCAGCAGATCGGCGATGCGGGTCAGAGCCTGATTTTTCTGTTTTCCGGAAAGCTGAGCCAGTGCCCAGGAGGCGGCTTTGGCCGCTTTACCCATTTGTTCTAACATATGCTGATATCCTTAACTGACAATCATATCGTCGCGGTGAACAGCCACTGCGCCGTATTCATAACCTAAAATCGTGCTGATTTCCTGTGACTGCCGTCCGGCAATCAGGCGCAGTGCATCGCTGTTATACCGGCAGACACCGTGTGCCAGATCCCGCCCGTTCAGCGCGCGGATGCGGACAACCTCACCACGGGAGAAATTGCCGTTCACAGTACGGATCCCGCTCGGCAACAGGGAACTGCCCTTATCTTTCAGCGCTTTCTCCGCACCGTCATCCACAATGATCTCGCCGGCAGGCGGTGCCCCGAAGATCCACTGCTTACGCGCTTCCATCGGCGCTTTTTTCCCGAAGAACCGGGTGCCGACCGGAATATCATCAATCACATCACAAATCACCCCGGCGCGATCGCCGGCAGCAATAATGACATCAATTCCCGCGCGTCCTGCGACCGTCGCGGCCTGGAGCTTGGTGGCCATTCCACCGGTGCCCAGCCCGGAGACACTGTCGCCTGCAACACTGCGCAGTTCATCGCTGATGTCATGCACTTCAGAAATCAGGGTGGCGTCCGGGTTGCTGCGCGGATCGGCAGTATACAGCCCTTCAATATCGGTCAGCAGCAGGAGCTTATCCGCCCCGCCGAGGATCGCTGCCAGCGCGGAGAGGTTATCGTTATCTCCGACTTTAATTTCTGCTGTGGCAACCGCATCATTTTCATTGATGACCGGCACAATGCCGTTATCCAGCAGTGCGGTCAGCGTGTCACGGGCATTCAGGAAACGCTCGCGATCTTCCATATCCGCGCGGGTCAGCAGCATCTGGCCGATATGGATACCGTAAATCGAGAACAGGCGCTCCCATAACTGGATCAGGCGGCTCTGACCAACGGCCGCCAGCAGCTGTTTGGACGCAATGGTGGCGGGGAGTTCCGGGTAACCGAGGTGTTCACGACCGGCGGCAATCGCCCCGGAAGTCACAATAATAATACGGTGCCCTTTTGCATACTGCTGCGCACACTGCCGGACCAGTTCAACAATCCTGGCCTGATTTAAATGTCGTGATCCGCCGGTCAGCACACTTGTGCCCAGTTTGACAACCAGCGTTTGGCTGCTATTCATTGCGTTCTACCATTCATTTTGCGGGATAAGAAAAGATGACCTGTTTTAACAGGTGATGCGCGCCATGCCAACAGGCACAACGCAAAACCGGACATTAATCCGGCTGCTTTCCGGGGGGCGGTGATACCGGTGACGGGGTCAGGGACAGATCCAGTTCCTGAAGAACGGCCTGTAAGCGGGGATAAAAATCAGTCAGGGTTTTGCTGACCGCATCACGGATCTCTTTGTCAGACAGGGATTTTTCCTGCCAGAGCCCTTTTTTATCAAATACCCCGGTATGGTATTCTGAGACAAACCCGGTTTCCTGCGGGATCAGTGTCAGCCACCAGCCAAAAAACTCACGTTTTTCCGGCGCGACCCCCGCATTCACACACACCGCCAGGCAGTCAAAAAAATAGTGCCCCTCCTGACACTGCGGCTCACGGATATACGGACCCAATGCAGTGAAACATCGCAGCAACCTGCCGCGTGTGTAATCTGAAACCAGTGCCATCATTAAGCCTCCTTTCAGCGAAGGCTTAGTTGTAGCAAACAGACAGGAATTATCAATGATTATTATGCTGTTCAGGATAAAATTCTGGTGAGCCAGCGGGTGGCCTCATCCAGCGATTTGTGGAAAGTGTCAAAAACCGGCGTATGGCCGAATTCCACCAGCTTACCGTCAGCGCTGGAGCGGACAATCAGCTCCGATTCACTTTTCGGGCTGAACACATCCTCTTTCCAGCACATGCTCAGCACCGGCAGTGAACAGCGGCGGCCGAGCAGTCCCTGATTTTTCAGAGATAAGCAACCGAGCCGGGTGCGGACAGTATCAAGGTCAGTACAGCGCGCCGCCGCACGGCTGGCCAGCACATCCATATACATGCCGGGAATTTTATCCTGCCGCTCCGGGCTGACAAACAGATCATGCACCACCGGCCCGAACAGCACGGCCCCCCGCAGCTGATGTGCGGACAGGTATGCCATACGCATCGCCACATTGGCACCGAAACGCAGCCCCATCACCGCCACACGGGTGTGGTCAATCCACGGCACATTGCGCAACTGATCCAGCACCTGCTGGTGCATCAGGCTGCTTTCCTGGCCTAAAGTCTGTTTTGAGGAATAACCGATTGACGGCATATCCAGCGTCAGCAGTGCAATGCCCTGCGGTGCCAGATAGTCACGGAAGTAGCGGCAGTAATCACTTTGCAGATTATCCAGACTGCCGCACATCATCACCACCGGAAACGCACTGCCTTTCCCCGGCGGGAGGTGCAGGAAAGCGCAGATGTTTCCGCCGCTCTCCATTTTGAATTCAATTTTTTTCAGTTCATATGCGGCAAACCGGGCGGAGTTTTCATACGCCTGATTTGCCAGAACGGTAGCCTGATCCGCCAGCTCATCCCCTTTTAAATGGGGATATCCCGCAATACTGTACAGATTTGCGGCAAGCAGCCAGGCTTCACAGGCTTTTTCGCCGGATTCAAATTCCAGCGCTTTGCGCTGCCACAACATCGCCTGCTGAGACCATTCATAAGCCCAGTTACCGCGGCGGTAGCCGATCACCGTATCCAGCAGTGCATCATCACTGCGGGGGGCATCAGATGCCGCTATCCGGCTGAGAACTTCTTCGGTTTCCAGCGGCGGGATCCCCCGCCAGGCCCACATTAAGCGGTTAATCATGCGATACCAGCCCGGATGTGTACATCCGCTCAGGACGCTGCCCCTGACTTCCTTCATCCCGGAACGGGTAAAGTTCACCAGTGCGGATGTCTCAGGGTGCTTGATTTTCGGCTTAAACAGTTTCTCTGACAGGTTCTGTTGTGTCATGGCATTCGCTTACTGATCGCAGATTGGTTTAACAAAACTGACGGTCATATCCCACGGCTGTTCGATCCAGGTATCCTGCGGGATATCAACCACATAATCGTCAACCAGCGGACGTCCGGCCGGTTTGGCAAAAATAGTGACGAAATGCGCTTTCGGATACATATCGCGGATCATC is a genomic window containing:
- the proB gene encoding glutamate 5-kinase; translation: MNSSQTLVVKLGTSVLTGGSRHLNQARIVELVRQCAQQYAKGHRIIIVTSGAIAAGREHLGYPELPATIASKQLLAAVGQSRLIQLWERLFSIYGIHIGQMLLTRADMEDRERFLNARDTLTALLDNGIVPVINENDAVATAEIKVGDNDNLSALAAILGGADKLLLLTDIEGLYTADPRSNPDATLISEVHDISDELRSVAGDSVSGLGTGGMATKLQAATVAGRAGIDVIIAAGDRAGVICDVIDDIPVGTRFFGKKAPMEARKQWIFGAPPAGEIIVDDGAEKALKDKGSSLLPSGIRTVNGNFSRGEVVRIRALNGRDLAHGVCRYNSDALRLIAGRQSQEISTILGYEYGAVAVHRDDMIVS
- the crl gene encoding sigma factor-binding protein Crl; this encodes MMALVSDYTRGRLLRCFTALGPYIREPQCQEGHYFFDCLAVCVNAGVAPEKREFFGWWLTLIPQETGFVSEYHTGVFDKKGLWQEKSLSDKEIRDAVSKTLTDFYPRLQAVLQELDLSLTPSPVSPPPGKQPD
- the frsA gene encoding esterase FrsA, which encodes MTQQNLSEKLFKPKIKHPETSALVNFTRSGMKEVRGSVLSGCTHPGWYRMINRLMWAWRGIPPLETEEVLSRIAASDAPRSDDALLDTVIGYRRGNWAYEWSQQAMLWQRKALEFESGEKACEAWLLAANLYSIAGYPHLKGDELADQATVLANQAYENSARFAAYELKKIEFKMESGGNICAFLHLPPGKGSAFPVVMMCGSLDNLQSDYCRYFRDYLAPQGIALLTLDMPSIGYSSKQTLGQESSLMHQQVLDQLRNVPWIDHTRVAVMGLRFGANVAMRMAYLSAHQLRGAVLFGPVVHDLFVSPERQDKIPGMYMDVLASRAAARCTDLDTVRTRLGCLSLKNQGLLGRRCSLPVLSMCWKEDVFSPKSESELIVRSSADGKLVEFGHTPVFDTFHKSLDEATRWLTRILS